The following DNA comes from Macaca thibetana thibetana isolate TM-01 chromosome 14, ASM2454274v1, whole genome shotgun sequence.
TGGTAAATAGAAGTTAAATCTTTCTAACAGTGCCTGTTCAAAACATgcttgtggaatgaataaataagtgaatgaatgaatacatacatgaatgaacaaaacaaatgaatttcagACCCAAATGGAGCAGCCAGAGTCATAACCCTCCTTTCCTACCCCCACCCACACATATATTCCTATCATTTAAAGATCATTGATTTAGATAGTTGGAAATTTTTCAACACAACTTTTATCTCACTATGGgattatcttatttttctagaaaactgGAATAAGAGCTACAAATCCCAAGAAGAAAAATTCAGATACTTAGAATATGAAAATTTTTCCTGCTGGCAAGGCTGGTGGAATGCTGGTGCTCAGATGTGTGCGAATCAGAACTATGGGGAAACTGTTCAAGGGAAAGATTCCAAAGACTTAACACAGCAAGATCGCTCCCAGTGTCAGAAATGGTTAATACTTTCCACACAAGTACCAGGGTGTGGGAACTATGAACTGACTTTTGAAAGCAAAAATCGcaggaacttaaaatataaaaattttatacctTGGCAGTCCTTAGAAACAAAAACCACCCAAGACTATGGTAGAGAAATCTACATGAGTGGTTCACATGGTTTTCAAGGGGGCAGATACCATCTTGGCATATCCAGGAAAAACCTCTCCATGGAAAAAGAACAGAAGCTCATAGTTCAGCGTTCTTATATCCCAGTGGAGGAAGCCCTTCCACAGTATGTTGGGGTGATATGTCAGAAAGACCTACTGAAAGATTCAATGGAAGAAAACTACTGTGGATGTAATAAGTGTAAAGAAATTTATTGTTGGAACTCATGGTGTATTTTCCACAAGAGAAATCAACCTGGAGAAAACCTCTGTCAATGTTCTATCCATAAAGCATGCTTCTCTCAGAGATCAGCCTTGTGTAGACATCCAAGAATCCACATAGGTAAGAAGCTGTATGGATGTGATAAAGTTGACAGTAACTTTCatcagagctcaggagttcacttTCATCAGAGAGTTCACATAGGGGAGGTACCTTACAGCTGTAATGCATGTGGTAAGAGCTTCAGCCGAATCTCTAGTCTTCACAATCATCAAAGAGTTCACACAGAAGAGAAATTCTATAAAATTGAGTGTGATAAAGACCTCAGTAGGAATTCATTACTTCACATTCACCAGAGACTTCACATAGGAGAGAAGCCTTTTAAGTGCAATCAGTGTGGTAAGAGTTTTAATCGGAGTTCAGTACTTCATGTTCATCAGAGAGTCCACACAGGAGAAAAACCATATAAGTGTAATGAGTGTGGTAAGGGCTTCAGCCAGAGCTCAAATCTTCGAATTCATCAGTTAGTACACACAGGAGAGAAGTCTTATAAATGTGAAGACTGTGGTAAGGGCTTTACCCAACGCTCAAATCTTCAAATTCATCAGAGAGtgcatacaggagagaaaccttataAATGTGATGACTGTGGGAAGGACTTTAGTCACAGCTCAGATCTTCGCATTCATCAGAGAGTCCATACAGGGGAGAAACCCTATACTTGTCCTGAATGTGGGAAGAGCTTCAGTAAGAGTTCAAAGCTTCACACTCATCAAAGAgtacatactggagagaaaccctacaaatgtgaagagtgTGGCAAGGGATTCAGTCAGCGTTCACATCTTCTCATTCATCAGAGAGTCCATACAGGAGAAAAGCCCTATAAATGTGATGATTGTGGAAAGGGTTTTAGTCACAGTTCTAATCTTCACATTCATCAGAGGGtccatacaggagagaaaccttatCAATGTGCTAAGTGTGGTAAAGGTTTCAGTCATAGCTCAGCTCTTCGAATTCATCAAAGAGTCCACGCAGGAGAGAAACCTTATAAATGCCATGAATATTATAAGGGATTTGATCATAATTCACATCTTCACAATAATCATAGAAGAGGAAACTTATAAATATTGTTCATTTAGTTAACAGCTTCAATCAAAGTTTACCTAACCTTTAAACCCTAAAATGCTGCTGATAAGGAAATCTTATAAATAACACAAGTAATCCCAAGCAACATTTACAGTTTCCCCATCTCCCACTAAGAATTATTTGCTTCAAAAGGAGATCTTTAGAAAAATCcccatatatttaaaattattgtgtatttttctttacctactataaatataatacagtcataaaatatattaaacatttaaggAGAAAACTCTTCATTCTATTTCATTCTAgtctttttttctgtgcattttagTGTGCGTGAAATTATATTGTGTGTTCAACTTTGTATTTTCACTGACTTCAAAACACTTAAATTTTGGTTTGAATTGAAACTGGCTGGCCATCTGTTAAACAACATCTCTTATCTCCCCTAAAAAGTCCCTAGAAAGTAACAGAAAAGATGGAAACACGCAGAACTTAAAACTCAGTTTTGGCCAGTAGAATTCAGTTGTTTATGGACACAAGCCACCTAATAAAAGATAGGAAAGCATTGTATGACCTTGTGTCTGAGACAGTGTTCTCTGAGTTGTTATCTCTGTCAACCAGAAAACCCAGGGACTGTCCTTCTGTTGCAGGGGTGCTTCACTTTTAGGTGACCACAGTGCACTCTTATCCCTTCCATTTCCTGGTTTTCCACGCTTAATAATAGGTTCAGATACCAAATAACAAGAAGTACAGAATTTTCTCTAAGTAAGGTGTGAAGGGTATGGACAAAAGTGCTAGAAATGGAAGATACTCTATTGGTTCGGAATTGGAGATCCAAGCAgtagaattttatttaatctcaGTAGAACGGAGTGGTAATAGAGAAATATCTGCAAGGACAGCATTGAACTCAGAACTCTGTGCAACGATGAACCCTGAAGCTAATTATGTAAGAAGAGGGTTTGGCCATTATGTCAGAATAGTTAAAGTTAATAGGAATACACAGTCCTAATTATTGATATACAAATAAGTaataccaagagaaaaaaaaagtgggcatgTTTAGGAAAATTGGAATTGCAATACTGAAGAAAAGAATATCATCCTAAAGACTTGGAAACGTATTGCCCTGAAAATTAGCTGCTGCAGGCTTCAGAGGAAATTTCCAAAAATGTTGGTGTCCTCAGTGGCATAACAGAGAACCTGAACTCAATAAAACTAGAGTAGAAAAACACAAGTAGAGAAGAGTCTctaaagtaaaaagagaaataggTACAACAAAGAAGGACTTCACGGAGCTCTGAAATGCTGTatcaaaataaatgcaataaaaagtaaaattaacactgaagaatgtaaaataattgaTAGTTAATGGATAAACTTGATCTGATCTTAAATGTATCTGAAAAGGATAATGAGATGAAAACTAAGAAAAGACAGATAGGAATATTAGAGGATGGAGGTCCAGTGTGAGAATTATAGGTTTCTCTAAGGAAGGTGAAAGAACATTTGGCATGGAATCAATGATCAAAGACATTAAGAAACTTTTTCTGAGTTAAAAGTATACGGTCACTAAATTTTAGGCAAAACCAGTATTAAAGCAACCTTAGAAACAGTTTAGAAAGAAGCAATTAAAAGcatgcagaaagaaaaattctggtTATCTGTAAAACCAAAAAGGGAGGGTGGATACAGACCTCTGCAACCAGAAGGCAATGGAACAGCACCTTCAGAATTTTGAGATTTGGAAAGTTTATTATCACCAAACAGTTTTATAACAAAAGTGTCTTTCATATGTTcaggaaacaaatatttttgataagCAAGAAAACAGTGTAGCATACATGTGCCTTAAAGAGTTTGTGAATGTGGAAATCATGGTATAAAAGGACTAGTGATGAGCACTGAAATCAATTAAACATGCAGTTGTCTGAATAGTTTCCacaacttcaaaaaattaaatgtgcaagaaaatatataaatgctgaGTGTAAAATGTACAAATGCTGAGTCTGGGTAGGAGAGTAAAGTCAGGACACCCAGTTCATATAAGCAAAGAATAATTGTTTTAGCATAAggatgtcccaaatattgcatgggacttACACTAAAATGTCAtacatttgaaattcaaatttaactggtcatttctgtttttatttgctaCATCCAGCAACCGGAGAGAGAGCATAAGTGCCACATTTGTGATCTTAAATAGCAGGGACtcataataacattttctttttgactgACAATTTaagaaaggtattttttttcaaaCCTAAAATTACAACTTAAAAAATTTCATATACCTTTCAAAATGGGAGAAGATAAAAGCACAAATTATTCAGTCTCTATAGCAATGACTACCAAAACAATCCCCAAGAAGATggcctaaaatattaaaataaatggatCAAGATGATTAAAGCtgaatgtatcaaaatatattcaatgcttcattttaaaatgttgaaaacacTGGGTTAAAAATTTCTAATTATGTGCTATAACAGATGAAAAGGCAATATTGCTTAAATGTGAGACCAGGTGAAGGTTTATTAGACAAACATAAAGGAGTACCtacaatatgtttttaaaggtGTTAAAAATGCACTAAGTTAAACTCATTAAGTtgggtaaaaatataaaatcattagTATTCTAAACTCTTGCATAATTCAGAAAATGTAATGGtaaaaaaaatctggtttttaataatttaaagaggaacaaataaaaatgcagcatgaaaataataataaaggggaaATATAAAAGAGGACTTGACTAGAGAAGTCTTAATTTTCCTTAAGGGAATGttcctaatttatatatttattttagatctCATGAAAATTCCAATGAATTTGAGATAAAGGTGTTCTAGTCTTTTAAGGAAAATAGACATTGGAGAAGAGCAAAGATAATTATAAGAAAGATTAATGATATTGCCCTAACATATAATAAATTGTATATTGGTATATGAAGTTGTAATAATGGagaatttaattgtatatttgaaaaaaaaaaggttaggatTCTAAGTCACTAAATAGTTTAGAAATATACCAGTGTATggattatatatgtgtattttaacataTAGTGCATATGCTTATAGAGTTCACACATGATAAAGATCTGTGAATAGGAGGATTATTCAGTAAATAGTGCTAAGATCATAATTTAACTCTTTAACAAGACTTTCATTTTATGATCTATATCAGAATAAAACATCGATTGAATACAAGTTTTTAAGCTGTATTCCATGGACCTCCATGTGGTTTCATGAAGACTAGTATCTTCAGAAGCAAAAGAACTGCAAATTTAGCCACATTTTATCTCTTCATATGCAAAAGTaacttaagattttatttttataaaggagGTTccactataaaatatttaaaattctctagAGTGGATTTTTAAACActcagaaaaaatacataatttgaccacataaaaatttttaaactgtgGGTGAAAAACAtgtaagtcagaaaaaaataggagaaatatttgcCATGATTATGACAGTATGAActctttttaattaaatagaCACCTAGTTTAAAATGTTGACAACATAAACGGACTAAATCAATGAAGTAtcacttttattaataaaaatgacaatagcaATTTT
Coding sequences within:
- the ZNF214 gene encoding zinc finger protein 214 isoform X2 translates to MCANQNYGETVQGKDSKDLTQQDRSQCQKWLILSTQVPGCGNYELTFESKNRRNLKYKNFIPWQSLETKTTQDYGREIYMSGSHGFQGGRYHLGISRKNLSMEKEQKLIVQRSYIPVEEALPQYVGVICQKDLLKDSMEENYCGCNKCKEIYCWNSWCIFHKRNQPGENLCQCSIHKACFSQRSALCRHPRIHIGKKLYGCDKVDSNFHQSSGVHFHQRVHIGEVPYSCNACGKSFSRISSLHNHQRVHTEEKFYKIECDKDLSRNSLLHIHQRLHIGEKPFKCNQCGKSFNRSSVLHVHQRVHTGEKPYKCNECGKGFSQSSNLRIHQLVHTGEKSYKCEDCGKGFTQRSNLQIHQRVHTGEKPYKCDDCGKDFSHSSDLRIHQRVHTGEKPYTCPECGKSFSKSSKLHTHQRVHTGEKPYKCEECGKGFSQRSHLLIHQRVHTGEKPYKCDDCGKGFSHSSNLHIHQRVHTGEKPYQCAKCGKGFSHSSALRIHQRVHAGEKPYKCHEYYKGFDHNSHLHNNHRRGNL
- the ZNF214 gene encoding zinc finger protein 214 isoform X1 translates to MAVTFEDVTIIFTWEEWKFLDSSQKRLYREVMWENYTNVMSVENWNKSYKSQEEKFRYLEYENFSCWQGWWNAGAQMCANQNYGETVQGKDSKDLTQQDRSQCQKWLILSTQVPGCGNYELTFESKNRRNLKYKNFIPWQSLETKTTQDYGREIYMSGSHGFQGGRYHLGISRKNLSMEKEQKLIVQRSYIPVEEALPQYVGVICQKDLLKDSMEENYCGCNKCKEIYCWNSWCIFHKRNQPGENLCQCSIHKACFSQRSALCRHPRIHIGKKLYGCDKVDSNFHQSSGVHFHQRVHIGEVPYSCNACGKSFSRISSLHNHQRVHTEEKFYKIECDKDLSRNSLLHIHQRLHIGEKPFKCNQCGKSFNRSSVLHVHQRVHTGEKPYKCNECGKGFSQSSNLRIHQLVHTGEKSYKCEDCGKGFTQRSNLQIHQRVHTGEKPYKCDDCGKDFSHSSDLRIHQRVHTGEKPYTCPECGKSFSKSSKLHTHQRVHTGEKPYKCEECGKGFSQRSHLLIHQRVHTGEKPYKCDDCGKGFSHSSNLHIHQRVHTGEKPYQCAKCGKGFSHSSALRIHQRVHAGEKPYKCHEYYKGFDHNSHLHNNHRRGNL